A region of the Bdellovibrionota bacterium genome:
TTTTGGTTTAGGACCTCGGTTTCCTGTTCCAGCTCAAATAAAACTGCTGAGGGCTTTTCCAAGTTTTGGCTTCTAGTGAGCAAGGCGATTCTGCTTTGAGAACGGGTCGCTGCTCAGTTATAGACTTCGCGCCGGTGGCCCAGGTAAAGAAAATCCAACGTTTCTCTGTCTACCACACGATAAATGAGTCGATAGTCCCCCGCGCGGAGTTTGAACAAACCTTTGAATTGCTTGCCGGTGAGTGCCTCGTGCGGCCACGGCTGTGCCCTCGCCACTTCCCTTAACTTCGAGAGAACCTGTTTTTTTACGGCGCCATCCAGCGCTTCAAACTCCTCCACCCAGTCGAACGTAAACGTGAGCTTCACTCCGACCGGCCCCGCAAATCCTTCAAGCTCTTCCGCCGGGAGTCTCCTTTCGCAAGAATACGGTGGGCCTGACTGCCGAAATGAAAATCTTCCATGATTTCGAGGAGTTTCTGCTCGGTAAATTTGCCGATGGACAGTGCGTGAGCGTCGCAAAACTCACGATATTTTTTCACAAACGCTTTGGATACTTTAATTGACCAAGTATGCTTTTCCATGCCAAAAGTATACTAATTATGACTTGCGCGCGTCAAGCGCATCGATTAAGGGAAGATTCCCCGCTCCCGGTATGCCTGCTGTATTTTCTCAAGAGCGACGCAATAGGCGGCGGAGCGCAGGTTGGTGCTGTATTTTTTCGAAGCTTCATACGTCTTGTGAAACGCCCGGCGCATCGTGTACGCCAATTTTTCGTCCACAACCTGAAAGCTCCAGTGGTCCATCGTTTTGTTCTGGACCCATTCGAAATAACTGACGGTGACGCCGCCCGCATTGGCGAGGATGTCCGGTAAGACGGTGATTCCCCGCTCCCGAAGAATCTTGTCCGCCGCTTCTGTGGTCGGGCCGTTGGCGCCTTCGGCAATCACTTGGGCTTTAATTTTGGGAGCATTTTCCTCCGTGATCTGTGCCTCCAACGCCGCCGGAACAAGAATGTCGCATTTAAGGCCGAAGAACTCTTTGGCGGCGGCACTTTCCGCCTCGGGATAATCCGCTACGCTGCCGGTTCTTTCGACGTAGCTTCCGAGCGCCTTCGAATCGATTCCGTTCTTGTTGTACACCGTACCGCGATAGTCCTGGGCCGCGACTAGCCTGGCTCCCCGTTTCTCCAGAAGAAGGGCGGCGTGATAGCCGACGTTTCCGAATCCCTGGACCGCGAACGTCATTTTGCTCAGGTCGATATCTTCCTCGTCGGCCCAGCTTCGAAGAGCGTAAACCAATCCCTGGCCCGTCGCTTCTTTGCGACCTTCACTGCCACCGGCCGTCAGTGTTTTGCCCGTTACAACGTGGCGCTGGGAATTTCGTTCGACGGCGGTCTGAGCGTTCATAAACGTGTCCATAATCCAAACCATCGTTTGGGAATCGGTTCCGACGTCCGGCGCCGGTATGTCGTATTCGGGGCCGATATTGGTTCCCAAGGCGTGCGTAAACCGCCGGGTCAGTTTCATTTTTTCCGTCGGACTAAGTTCGCGAGGGTTTACGGTCACTCCCCCCTTGGCGCCCCCGAAAGGGAGATCGACCAAAGCGGCCTTGAATGTCATCCACGATGCGAGCGCTTTCACTTCGTCCAGGTCGACCTGAGGGTGGTAACGAATCCCGCCTTTGTACGGACCGAGGATGTTGTTGTGCTGGATGCGATACCCGCGGAACAGCGTCAAATCGCCGTTATCCATCCGCACGGGGAAGCTGATCGTAATCTCGTTTTTCGGTTGAGAGAGGATCGTCCGCACGGCGGGATCCAGCTCCATCAGGTCGGCGGCCTTTTGCCACTGACGAAGCGCCTGACTGTAAAGGGAATCTTGTTTGGGTTTGGCCATGTAAAAGGGGCGGATTATCGGCCAAATCCTCGACCAGTCAAATTGACGTGGGGAAGGAACTTCCTTAGATTGCCGCCGATGCAAAACTCACCTTTCCAAAATCTTAAAGAAAAACACCAGTCGAAAGAGAAGTTTGTCGACCAAATCTTGTCGTCGTTGAAGCGACCGGACGGAGAATCAAAGGAAGCCTTCAAAAAGCGGTTGTTGAAAGTGAGCTCTCGAAAACTTCTCCGGCTTCAATCTCGACTATCAACGAAGCCGGCATCCGAGCCAAAGCCAAAGAAGAAAGC
Encoded here:
- a CDS encoding type II toxin-antitoxin system RelE/ParE family toxin: MKLTFTFDWVEEFEALDGAVKKQVLSKLREVARAQPWPHEALTGKQFKGLFKLRAGDYRLIYRVVDRETLDFLYLGHRREVYN
- a CDS encoding Glu/Leu/Phe/Val dehydrogenase, translated to MAKPKQDSLYSQALRQWQKAADLMELDPAVRTILSQPKNEITISFPVRMDNGDLTLFRGYRIQHNNILGPYKGGIRYHPQVDLDEVKALASWMTFKAALVDLPFGGAKGGVTVNPRELSPTEKMKLTRRFTHALGTNIGPEYDIPAPDVGTDSQTMVWIMDTFMNAQTAVERNSQRHVVTGKTLTAGGSEGRKEATGQGLVYALRSWADEEDIDLSKMTFAVQGFGNVGYHAALLLEKRGARLVAAQDYRGTVYNKNGIDSKALGSYVERTGSVADYPEAESAAAKEFFGLKCDILVPAALEAQITEENAPKIKAQVIAEGANGPTTEAADKILRERGITVLPDILANAGGVTVSYFEWVQNKTMDHWSFQVVDEKLAYTMRRAFHKTYEASKKYSTNLRSAAYCVALEKIQQAYRERGIFP